The DNA window GCTCGTGGCATGCGGCGCAGAGCGCGGAGACGTCCTCCGCACCGAGGTCCTGCATCTCGTCGATGAAGATCGCGATGCCGGTGCCCACGTCGGTGGCCACCGCGGCGGCGTCGGTGAGCAGCTCGACCAGGTCGATCTCGATGTCGCCGGAGTCGGCCCGGCCGCTGCTGGCCGGCACGTCGATGCCGGGCTGCCAGCGGTCGCGCAGCTTCGGGGCGGCCCCGCCGCGCCCGGCCGGGGCGGCGCGCTGGGCGAACGCCTTCAGCACACCGAGGAAGGCGTCGATCCGGTCGGGAGCGCGGTGGCGGGGGGCCAGCTCGCGCACCGCCATGTGCAGCGCGGCGGCGACCGGCCGGCGCAGCGACTGGTCCGGCCGGGCCTCGATCTTGCCGGTGCCCCAGAGGTGGTTGATGGCCTGCGAGCGCAGCGTGTTCAGCAGGACTGTCTTGCCCACGCCGCGCAGCCCGGTCAGCATGAGGCTGCGTTCCGGCCGGCCGCGGGCGATCCGCTCCAGCACCACGTCGAAGACGTCCAGCTCCCGCCCCCGCCCGGCGAGTTCGGGCGGGCGCTGGCCGGCGCCGGGGGCGTACGGGTTGCGGACCGGATCCACGAATCGCACAGTATCGGGCCGTCTAGCGGTGGGGCTAGACATCCGTAGATGCCGCTACCGCGTGTCGAGACTGTCGAGACGAAACTAGGGCTGTCTAGCGTGGATGCTAGACAGCCCTAGTTTTGACTACCGTGGTCCTACCGCCGCTTCAGGCAGAGCACGAAGTCGAGGGTGTCGAGCCGGCTGTCGAAGAAGTACCAGTCGGTGTAGCCCTCGACCTTGGCGCACTTCGACTCCGCGTCCTTCTTGCCGCTGGTCGACCCGTCGATGCGGCGCAGCACCTGGTAGGTCTTCGGGGCGCAGTCGGTGATCACCAGCTTCGGCTCGGCGGAGCCGCCCTCGTTGGCGACGCACTGGCCCGCCTTCACGAAGCGCGGATCCGTCGAGGAGGCCGGGGCCGGCGGGGTGGTGGGTGCCCCGGCCGGATCGCTCGCGGCCCCGGTCGGGGCGGCCGCCGGGGCGGACGGGGACACCTTCCCGCCCTCGCCCGCGTCGTCCCGGCCGAGCAACCAGTAGGCCCCCGCCCCGCCGAGCAGCAGCACCGCCAGCACGACCAGGACCACCAGCAGTGGCCCCCTGCCGCGCTTGGGCGGCGTCGGCTCGGCGTACGGCGGCTGGCCGCCGTAGCCCGGATCGGCCGGGTAGCCCTGGTAGCCCGGATCGGCCGGGTAGCCCTGGTAGGGCGGCGCGGCCGGCGGCGGGCCGGCATTCCAGGCGGGGCCCGGCTCGTAGCGCGGGGTCGACTGGTCGTAGCGCTGCGCCGGCGGCTCGTAGTGCCGGGTCGGCGGCTCCTCCCAGCCGCCCGGCTGCCCGCCGTAGCCGGGGTCGTAGCGCGGATCGGCCGGCGGAGCGTACCCGTCGTCGGGGCGCCGTCCACCCCACGGCTCGGGGGAGCCGCCGCCCGGTGGTCCGAAGTTCGACATGAACGCCCTCCTGCGTACGCCAGTGCTGAGAGGCCGGCCACCAACAGGAGACGCCGACGCCGTGGTCACCGTAGCGTGGTCCACCGATGAGCTCACGCCCCACGAGTGCGACGCCCGCCGTCGACCACGCCGCCGCCCCGGCCCGTCCCGCCCTGATCTGGACCGCGCTGGTCCTGGTCTACGTGCTCTGGGGCTCGACCTACCTGGGCATCCGGGTCGCGGTCGAGTCCCTGCCGCCGCTCACCTCCGCCGCCATGCGGTTCGCCGCGGCCGCGGCGGTGCTCGCCATGGTGCTGCGGCTGCGCCGCGGTCCGGGGGCGCTCCGCGTCGACCGGCGGCAGCTCGGCACCGCCGCGCTGGTCGGCGTGCTGCTGCTGGCCGGCGGCAACGGCCTCGTGGTGCTCGCCGAGTCCGGCCCGGAGGGGACCGCGGTGCCCTCCGGCATCGCCGCGCTGCTGGTGGCCACCGTCCCGCTCCTCGTGGTGCTGCTGCGGACCGTCGGCGGGGACCGCCCCCGGCCGTGGACCTTCGCCGGCGTCGCCCTCGGCTTCGTCGGTCTCGTGCTGCTCGTCCTGCCGAGCGGCGGGTCGGGGAGCGTGCCGCTGGTCGGCGCGCTGACCGTCGTGGCCGGCGCGGTCAGCTGGTCGGTCGGCTCCTACCTCTCCGGGCGGATGCGGATGCCGGACGACCCGTTCGTGGCCACCGTCTACGAGATGCTCGCCGGCGCGGCGGCGCTCGCCGTGATCGCCGCCGTCCGGGGCGAGCTGCAGGGATTCTCCCCTGCCGAGGTGACCGGCCGCTCGTGGGCCGCGCTGGCGTACCTCATGGTGGCCGGCTCGCTGGTCGCCTTCACCGCGTACGTCTGGCTGCTGGCCCACGCCCCGATCTCCCTGGTCTCCACCTACGCGTACGTGAACCCGGCGGTCGCGGTGGCGCTCGGCGCGCTGTTCGTCGCCGAGCCGGTGACCGCGCAGGTGCTGCTCGGCGGCGCGGTGATCGTGGTCGGCGTCGCCGTGGTGGTGAGCACCGAGCGTCCGCGCCGTTCGGCGGCACCACGCGTCGACGGGGCGGCCCCGGAGCCGGCCCGCCGGTAACGTTCCGGCCCGTGTCGGCCGGGCTGGTGGCGGGTGTCGCGCTCCTCGGCGCGCTGGCCGGCCGGGCCGCCGACCCGCTCGCCCGACTCTCCGTCCGCTCTCGGCTGCCCGCCGGGCTGCCGGTTCCGGCCTTCCTTCCCCGTGGCGTCGCGTGCTCGGGTGCCTCGTCCGCCACGTCCTCACGGTCGGTCGCCCGGCGTCGTGGCGTGCCGTCCGGCGCCGGCCCGGGCCGCCGCGGCAATCGGCTCGGGGTGACGCTGGCCGGGGTTGTGGTCTTCGGCGGGCTCGCCGCCGCGCGGGCCGGCGACCCGGCGTTGCCCGCGTTCCTGGCCGTGGCGGCGATCGGGCTGGTGCTCGCCCTCGTGGACCTGGCCTGCCTGCGGCTGCCCGACCCGCTGGTGGCCGCCACGGCGGGCGCGGGCGCGCTGGGCCTGGTTCCGGCCGCGCTGGTCGGCGGCACGCCGGGACGCCTGCTGACCGCCCTCGCCGGTGCGGCCGTCTCCTTCGCCGGGTACGTGCTGCTCGCGCTGCTGCCCGGTGCCCGCCTCGGCTTCGGGGACGTCAAGCTCGCCGC is part of the Micromonospora halotolerans genome and encodes:
- a CDS encoding EamA family transporter; protein product: MSSRPTSATPAVDHAAAPARPALIWTALVLVYVLWGSTYLGIRVAVESLPPLTSAAMRFAAAAAVLAMVLRLRRGPGALRVDRRQLGTAALVGVLLLAGGNGLVVLAESGPEGTAVPSGIAALLVATVPLLVVLLRTVGGDRPRPWTFAGVALGFVGLVLLVLPSGGSGSVPLVGALTVVAGAVSWSVGSYLSGRMRMPDDPFVATVYEMLAGAAALAVIAAVRGELQGFSPAEVTGRSWAALAYLMVAGSLVAFTAYVWLLAHAPISLVSTYAYVNPAVAVALGALFVAEPVTAQVLLGGAVIVVGVAVVVSTERPRRSAAPRVDGAAPEPARR
- a CDS encoding LppU/SCO3897 family protein, which encodes MSNFGPPGGGSPEPWGGRRPDDGYAPPADPRYDPGYGGQPGGWEEPPTRHYEPPAQRYDQSTPRYEPGPAWNAGPPPAAPPYQGYPADPGYQGYPADPGYGGQPPYAEPTPPKRGRGPLLVVLVVLAVLLLGGAGAYWLLGRDDAGEGGKVSPSAPAAAPTGAASDPAGAPTTPPAPASSTDPRFVKAGQCVANEGGSAEPKLVITDCAPKTYQVLRRIDGSTSGKKDAESKCAKVEGYTDWYFFDSRLDTLDFVLCLKRR
- a CDS encoding A24 family peptidase, with the translated sequence MSAGLVAGVALLGALAGRAADPLARLSVRSRLPAGLPVPAFLPRGVACSGASSATSSRSVARRRGVPSGAGPGRRGNRLGVTLAGVVVFGGLAAARAGDPALPAFLAVAAIGLVLALVDLACLRLPDPLVAATAGAGALGLVPAALVGGTPGRLLTALAGAAVSFAGYVLLALLPGARLGFGDVKLAAALGLPLGWLGWPALGLGLLLPHLLNGVIVLALLAARRVRRDTPLPFGPAILAGAWLAVLLA